In Aurantimicrobium minutum, the DNA window AATCTCGCCCGAGCTGGGGTCATAGAATCTTTCGATCAAGCCCAGGATGGTTGATTTACCAGCACCGGAAGGCCCTACGAGTGCGGCACGTGTTCCGTGCGCAACGCTAAATGACACTCCCTTGAGGATTTCTGGAGCTTCGGTCAGGGGCTGTGCTTCCTCAGCGAGAGCTTCACCTGCGGCGCCACCAGCCTTGATGCGTGCTTTCTCAGCACGAGACATTTTGGCAGTGGGATCGGTCGTACTCTCATCTTCCTCAACCGGAAGAACAAGCACTGGATAAGAGAAGCGAACGTCCACGAACTCCACAGCTACTGGGGAATTCTTTACAGCACCGCGGGCGCCGTTATCCAGCGTTGCCAGTGGGGCAAGTTCACGGTCGAACTCTCCTTCGCTGGGCAGGGCAATAATTTCTTGAATACGTCCAAGAGCACCGAGCGCTGAGTTCACCGAGGTAATCGCACCAAAGGCTTGTCCCAGCGGCATGATCATCATGAACAGGAACAAGATGAACGTCACCAAGTTAGCTACCGTGATGGCACCAGAGGCAACACGGAAACCACCCACACCTAAAACGGTGAGGAAGGCTACTTGCATGGCGATGCCAGCAACAGGGACAACCAAAGCAGAAATCTTGGCAACCTTGATGCCCATGCGCCAGGCGCCCTCGGCCTCGTCATCAACGACTTTGATTTCTCTATCTGTCGCATTAGCGGCACGCACGGTGCGCACGGCAGAAATGGCACGCTCAACTGAGGCAGCGAGCTCACCGACCTTGGCTTGAGCTTTCCTGCTTGCTACACGAATGCGGCGAGAGAGAACGGTAACGATGATGATGGCGCTAAAGACCACCAAGACAGTGAGTCCGAGCAGGACTGGGTCAATGATTGCCATCGCGATAATGGCACCAATGAAAGTCAGCGAACCACCGATGGCTTCAACCAAACCCTGCGTCAAGACGGCACGAAGCAAGGTCGTGTCACTGCCCACGCGGGAGACGAGGTCACCGGTCCGCCTGGTATCAAATTCGCTGATTGGCAGACGCAGAATTCGCGCCACGAGTCGACGCCTGGAGGAAAGAACTACACCTTCACCGGTGCGCTGGAGCAAGTAGTGCTGGTAGCCATTAATCAGCGCAGATGCCACCACGAGTCCGATAAGCAACCACACGAGGTTGCCCATGAGCTCACCAGCACTGACACGGTTGATGACCTGTCCAACCAGCAGTGGTTGAGCCAATGACGCGGCTGCGCCCAACACGCTGAGCACAATGACGAAGGAGAGAACCTTCTTGTGTTCAAGCAGGTAGGGCATCAACTGCCCAAAACTTGCCTTGGGCGCAGTTGAGGAATTTTCAGGGGCCGATGAACGACGACCCATACGGGGTGAGCTCATCAGATCCTAGTTACCAGGCGACAGCGAGAATAACGTTGAGCAAAGTTAGTCCACCAATGGACCACAGTGCCCACGAAGGTGCAACCTCGCGCTTGCGGAATACGAGGGCCAAGACAATAATCACGATGAGCACAGACAGCTTCACTGCAATCTTGGTGTTGTTGACCTCTTCGCCTTCAATAAGGCCGGCAGAGTAGATACCAGTCAGTGCGACACCGGTAACTAACTGAGTGTAAGCACCATCGAGCATGCCGCGAACAACGCGACCCTTACCCTTTGAAATGTCCTTGATTTGGAGCAGGAATGCACCCAAAAGATAAGACAGACCAATGAAGTGAAGGATGACGAGGATTGTGACTAAAAGTTCCATATCCTCAGCCTAGCTACTTGTTACGAATCTTTCGAAGGGTAACAGCTGTTTCTAAGGCAGCGAGTGCTGCTTCTTCACCCTTATCTTCTTTGGAATCGGGCAGTCCAGCACGGTCGAGACCCTGCTGTTCGTCATCTAGGGTGAGCACTCCAAAGCCAACAGGCTTTCCGGTGTCGAGCGCAACGCGGGTCAATCCTGAGGTGGCTGCATCTGAGACAAACTCAAAGTGTGGTGTGCCACCACGGATGATGACGCCGAGAGCAACAACGGCATCTGCGCCTGCTTCCAGGACAGCTTTGCACACCACCGGAAGTTCGAAACTTCCTGCCACGCGCACGAGTGAATGAGTTGCACCGCTGGCGTCGATGGTGCGCTGAGCGGAAGCAATCATCGCATCAGTGATGACATCGTGCCATTGCCCGGCAACAATAACGATGTTCAGTCCTGTTGCATCAACAGTGATTGTGGGAGAGCCTGCTCCACTCATGCGGTGACCTCCTTGGCCGTTACTGCGGGTTCAATTGCGGGGAGGATTCCAGGTAACTGGTGTCCCATGCGGTCACGCTTCACGTTGAGGTAACCGGTGTTGTATTCACCCAAGCCCACGACGAGGGGAACGAGATCATTGATTTTGATGCCATATTGCTCAAGCTGGCGCTTCTTTTCAGGGTTGTTGCTGAGCAATCGCACCGAGCGAATACCCATTTCATCAAGCATGCGGGCTGCTGCG includes these proteins:
- the ribH gene encoding 6,7-dimethyl-8-ribityllumazine synthase gives rise to the protein MSGAGSPTITVDATGLNIVIVAGQWHDVITDAMIASAQRTIDASGATHSLVRVAGSFELPVVCKAVLEAGADAVVALGVIIRGGTPHFEFVSDAATSGLTRVALDTGKPVGFGVLTLDDEQQGLDRAGLPDSKEDKGEEAALAALETAVTLRKIRNK
- a CDS encoding ABC transporter ATP-binding protein is translated as MSSPRMGRRSSAPENSSTAPKASFGQLMPYLLEHKKVLSFVIVLSVLGAAASLAQPLLVGQVINRVSAGELMGNLVWLLIGLVVASALINGYQHYLLQRTGEGVVLSSRRRLVARILRLPISEFDTRRTGDLVSRVGSDTTLLRAVLTQGLVEAIGGSLTFIGAIIAMAIIDPVLLGLTVLVVFSAIIIVTVLSRRIRVASRKAQAKVGELAASVERAISAVRTVRAANATDREIKVVDDEAEGAWRMGIKVAKISALVVPVAGIAMQVAFLTVLGVGGFRVASGAITVANLVTFILFLFMMIMPLGQAFGAITSVNSALGALGRIQEIIALPSEGEFDRELAPLATLDNGARGAVKNSPVAVEFVDVRFSYPVLVLPVEEDESTTDPTAKMSRAEKARIKAGGAAGEALAEEAQPLTEAPEILKGVSFSVAHGTRAALVGPSGAGKSTILGLIERFYDPSSGEIRVGGIDIKALEREDLRAQIGYVEQDAPVLAGSLRDNLLLGSPNSTDEECIAVLADVNLTSVLERSPLGLDAPVGEEGVMLSGGERQRLAIARALLAAPPILLLDESTSSLDGANEQLMREAIDRVAQDRTLIIIAHRLSTVVDSDQIIVLENGAVVGTGTHSELVKTTPLYKNLAKHQLLV